One Helianthus annuus cultivar XRQ/B chromosome 12, HanXRQr2.0-SUNRISE, whole genome shotgun sequence genomic region harbors:
- the LOC118484789 gene encoding uncharacterized protein LOC118484789, protein MLSPSCNFYDIPQSTLPKSYDYSSNDVTSTVMIDNKTFNVSIVTYDGKVGFTVGMDVIVSLFQLEVGCLLLFTKGFGHFFYLKVFGKNGVEINYPDVDADEAEVPPLDAENEPDEHIDGCVTTFVRMAGEDYFRIPDPVSRKARLDEGLKDLNIRFLHMDPPLQITNGTRREKKSNGRGYRYALTCWKKFMKAARIKRWNRLLSHF, encoded by the exons ATGCTATCTCCGTCATGTAATTTTTAT GACATCCCTCAAAGTACTTTGCCCAAAAGTTACGATTATTCCTCAAATGACGTAACCTCTACTGTAATGATAGACAACAAAACATTTAACGTTTCTATTGTAACATACGACGGTAAAGTCGGTTTTACCGTTGGTATGGACGTAATTGTTAGTCTGTTTCAGTTGGAGGTtggttgtttattgttatttactAAAGGTTTTGGTCATTTTTTCTATTTAAAAGTTTTTGGAAAAAACGGTGTTGAAATCAATTATCCTGATGTAGATGCTGATGAG GCTGAAGTTCCACCCTTAGATGCTGAAAACGAACCTGATGAACACATAGATGGTTGTGTTACAACGTTTGTTCGTATGGCTGGTGAAGATTATTTT AGAATCCCTGATCCTGTTTCACGCAAGGCTAGACTTGATGAAGGCTTAAAGGATTTGAACATAAGATTTTTGCATATGGATCCTCCACTGCAAATTACCAACGGTACAAGACGTGAAAAAAAATCCAACGGTCGTGGTTATCGATACGCTTTAACCTGTTGGAAGAAGTTCATGAAAGCCGCTCGGATTAAG agaTGGAACAGGCTGCTGTCACACTTTTGA
- the LOC110894095 gene encoding replication protein A 70 kDa DNA-binding subunit B gives MIFMDQEGTKMQAFVLQKNTTGYEHLLKENQCLTIRNPSMGENRQKVKYVHTSFKINLNPNTTVQECNEPVGAEWGFDFSPFDSIVDDPQDDSKSFKSPIDVIGFVVKCLPSDDKSDNNNGKDEKKTTFILEDLQHHQIYVTLWGCYADQILDFEKNNKDEKNVVVVVQFGKYRFWGGNMYVSNLYNVTRVLINSEVKEIMDFKKRFIERLSPEISSSYSGLSSPVVKTVTEEFLSDLTFYPIGSLNSIDTTRFVVIVGTIKSFASNNEWFYNACTTCNKKVSTTTVVKQKQDGTDGVEEVTVLECKTDVCNTKNVSSVPRIRLYIRVQDCTGIVSLTLFEREVTKLLKVNANQLLDNNIELANEGSFPNELNSLLNMKFAFKIAVSSFNITKKSDGYSVSKMTNNPVVLSELDKHFDTIQPIDEEAFSVEPSDSNRTEDLPVKDSISQTGDDVTPSSNVFKVGFTTSFDQKDADLDTNSERDLKRNLDTVYDVDAVSSQSSSKMRKDGGVDEVILIPNKEA, from the exons ATGATATTCATGGACCAGGAG ggTACGAAAATGCAGGCCTTTGTTTTACAGAAAAACACTACTGGTTATGAACATTTGCTGAAAGAAAATCAATGTTTAACCATTCGTAACCCTTCGATGGGTGAAAATCGTCAAAAAGTCAAATATGTTCATACTTCGTTCAAGATCAATCTAAATCCCAACACTACTGTCCAAGAATGCAATGAGCCTGTTGGTGCTGAATGGGGATTTGACTTTTCTCCATTTGATTCTATTGTGGATGACCCTCAAGATGATAGCAAGTCTTTCAAAAGCCCTATTG ATGTTATCGGTTTTGTTGTCAAGTGTCTTCCGTCAGATGATAAGAGTGATAATAATAACGGCAAAGACGAGAAGAAGACAACCTTTATTTTGGAAGATTTGCA ACACCATCAGATTTACGTCACGTTATGGGGTTGTTATGCTGATCAGATTTTGGATTTTGAGAAAAACAATAAGGACGAAAAGAatgttgtggttgttgttcagTTTGGGAAGTACAGATTTTGGGGAG GTAATATGTATGTCTCAAATTTGTATAATGTAACTCGAGTCTTGATAAACTCTGAGGTGAAAGAGATAATGGATTTCAAGAAAAG ATTTATCGAGAGACTTTCTCCCGAGATTTCTTCCAGTTATTCTGGCTTAAGTTCTCCTGTTGTGAAGACTGTCACTGAAGAGTTCCTATCCGACTTGACGTTTTATCCCATTGGGTCGTTAAACTCAATAGATACG ACGAGGTTTGTTGTCATTGTTGGCACTATCAAGAGTTTTGCATCGAACAATGAGTGGTTTTACAACGCCTGCACAACCTGCAACAAAAAGGTTTCAACAACTACTGTTGTTaaacagaagcaggatggtacTGATGGTGTTGAAGAGGTCACTGTCTTGGAATGCAAGACTGATGTTTGTAATACAAAGAACGTTTCATCAGTTCCAAG AATTAGGCTTTATATACGTGTGCAAGATTGTACTGGTATTGTTAGCCTGACATTGTTCGAGCGTGAGGTGACAAAGCTTTTGAAGGTTAATGCTAATCAGCTTTTAGACAACAACATTGAA TTAGCAAACGAAGGAAGTTTTCCAAATGAGCTTAATTCTTTACTCAATATGAAGTTTGCGTTCAAGATTGCTGTTTCTTCTTTTAACATTACCAAAAAGTCTGATGGCTACTCAGTCTCCAAGATGACTAATAACCCTGTCGTTTTATCGGAGCTTGATAAACATTTTGACACTATTCAG CCTATTGATGAAGAAGCCTTCAGTGTCGAACCATCTGATTCAAATCGTACTGAAGATTTGCCTGTTAAG gATTCCATATCCCAAACGGGAGACGATGTAACCCCTAGCTCGAATGTttttaaagttggctttacaacATCGTTTGATCAGAAGGATGCTGACTTGGATACGAACAGCGAACGTGACTTGAAGCGCAATTTGGATACCGTG